The proteins below are encoded in one region of Desulfobacterales bacterium:
- a CDS encoding 4Fe-4S dicluster domain-containing protein produces MNRRTFLKIAGMGSLAFTAGCSLESEKKLYSLVKTPSDMVTGKAHWYASTCRECPAGCGVLAKNREGRVIKLEGNPLHPVNEGKLCMRGQAALQGVYNPDRLKQPLLKKAGGFQPISHQEARQLFREKVDSAAAGGADRIRMMTRLEGESLLALFAECLDAWQSSPPLIYEPFAYENLKKANQIVFGVNGLCRYRMDQADCLVGFGADFLETWLSPVEYARQFKAMHAYKNGRKGAFYHVGACRTLTGANADEWIKCPPGGEAAVCLGIINAILNAGSGNSLSPRIRNAMQGIAGPYTRSRVRDLTGISMDQFEAMIRRLMAAEKPLVLGTGALSHSKSDLQANISVNLLNALLDPELRLLDFKNRHRVEQAGGHAETADFFEKVRQDAPAVLILNNVNPVYSTPGGTEIEALLSREAPFVVSFSNFLDETSQAADLVIPAALALESWGEYGSGSARLSTLQPAMPPLTGAPPVGDLFLETLGKDTTRHQSMKHYMLARLEGGGLITDQAAWLAAIQKGGIFSSPASDAKEADVSIKTEFTAYFKDLIEPAKAGANFIALPSLRFFDGRGANLPWLCEIPDPVTKVAWQTPLMVNPQTAAQNGLFHASRAEIAAGDKKITAMVYETKSVMPGVFAMHTGQGHSAYGRYAENRGANPARLLAGEYDPASGELLASASPVSIRKLKTGPALSHTDGSIDQHERKIALTAALSELRNAPLPKKHGLTMHDFPLTLPLPEGYDPKRDFYPPHDHEDYRWAMVVDLDRCIGCNACAAACYAENNLGVVGEEQVINGREMSWMHIERYEQIGAPEKLIFLPMLCQHCDNAPCESVCPVYAPHHNKEGLNNQIYNRCIGTRFCAQNCPYKVRRFNWFEWKWPEPLNLQLNPDVTVRTKGVMEKCSFCIQRIKAAHNQAKNEGRMIKDGEVTPACVQTCPTDALVFGSLMDEYSRVSRLVRDRRAYQVMGYLNTKPAVIYLKKVVQG; encoded by the coding sequence ATGAACCGTCGCACCTTTCTTAAAATCGCCGGCATGGGCAGCCTGGCCTTTACCGCCGGCTGCAGCCTGGAAAGCGAGAAAAAGCTTTATTCTCTTGTCAAAACCCCTTCGGATATGGTGACCGGAAAGGCCCACTGGTACGCCTCAACCTGTCGGGAATGTCCGGCCGGCTGCGGGGTGCTCGCCAAAAACCGCGAAGGCCGTGTGATTAAGCTGGAAGGCAATCCGCTTCATCCGGTCAATGAAGGTAAACTCTGTATGCGGGGCCAGGCGGCGCTGCAGGGCGTCTATAATCCGGACCGGCTTAAACAGCCGCTTCTGAAAAAAGCCGGCGGGTTTCAGCCCATCAGCCATCAGGAAGCCCGGCAGCTTTTCAGGGAAAAGGTCGATTCCGCGGCCGCCGGCGGGGCGGACCGCATCCGCATGATGACCCGGCTGGAAGGCGAAAGCCTTCTGGCGCTTTTCGCCGAATGCCTGGATGCCTGGCAATCGTCCCCGCCATTGATCTATGAACCGTTTGCCTATGAAAATCTCAAAAAAGCCAATCAGATTGTGTTCGGCGTGAATGGCCTCTGCCGCTACCGCATGGATCAGGCCGACTGCCTGGTGGGGTTTGGCGCGGATTTTCTGGAAACCTGGCTTTCGCCTGTGGAATATGCCCGCCAGTTCAAAGCCATGCATGCCTATAAAAACGGCCGCAAAGGGGCGTTTTATCACGTGGGCGCCTGCCGCACCCTGACCGGGGCCAATGCGGATGAATGGATCAAATGCCCGCCCGGGGGCGAAGCAGCCGTCTGCCTGGGAATCATCAACGCGATTCTGAATGCCGGGTCCGGCAACAGCCTTTCCCCCCGCATCCGGAATGCCATGCAGGGCATCGCCGGCCCCTATACCCGATCCCGGGTGAGAGACCTTACCGGAATTTCAATGGACCAATTCGAAGCGATGATCCGCCGGCTGATGGCCGCGGAAAAACCGCTGGTGCTGGGCACCGGGGCACTTTCCCATTCCAAATCCGATCTTCAGGCCAATATTTCGGTCAATCTGTTAAACGCCCTGCTGGACCCCGAGCTTCGGCTTCTGGATTTTAAAAACCGGCACCGGGTCGAGCAGGCCGGGGGACATGCCGAAACGGCCGACTTTTTTGAAAAGGTAAGGCAGGACGCGCCGGCAGTATTGATTTTAAACAATGTCAATCCGGTCTATAGCACGCCCGGGGGCACTGAAATTGAGGCTTTATTAAGCAGGGAAGCGCCGTTTGTGGTCAGTTTTTCCAACTTTTTGGATGAGACTTCGCAGGCCGCGGATCTCGTGATACCCGCGGCGCTTGCCCTGGAGTCCTGGGGCGAGTACGGCAGCGGGTCCGCGCGGCTTTCCACCCTGCAGCCGGCCATGCCCCCCTTAACCGGGGCGCCGCCTGTTGGCGATTTATTTTTAGAGACTCTGGGAAAAGATACAACGCGCCATCAATCCATGAAGCATTATATGCTGGCGCGCTTGGAAGGAGGCGGATTAATCACCGATCAAGCCGCATGGCTTGCGGCAATTCAGAAAGGTGGCATTTTCAGCTCACCGGCATCTGATGCCAAAGAAGCCGATGTTTCCATAAAAACCGAATTCACCGCTTATTTTAAGGACTTGATTGAGCCGGCGAAAGCAGGGGCCAACTTTATTGCGCTGCCGTCCCTGCGGTTTTTCGACGGCCGGGGCGCCAATCTGCCCTGGCTCTGCGAAATACCCGACCCCGTGACCAAAGTCGCCTGGCAGACCCCCCTGATGGTTAACCCGCAGACCGCGGCACAGAACGGCCTCTTTCACGCAAGCCGGGCTGAGATTGCCGCCGGGGATAAAAAGATAACCGCCATGGTTTATGAGACCAAGAGTGTCATGCCCGGCGTTTTTGCCATGCATACGGGACAGGGGCACTCGGCATACGGCCGGTATGCCGAAAATCGCGGCGCCAATCCGGCCCGGCTGCTGGCCGGAGAATATGATCCCGCGTCCGGCGAGCTTTTGGCAAGTGCGTCGCCGGTTTCCATCCGGAAGTTAAAAACCGGTCCGGCGCTTTCTCATACAGACGGCAGCATTGATCAGCATGAGCGAAAGATCGCGCTCACCGCCGCGCTTTCCGAATTAAGGAATGCCCCGCTGCCGAAGAAGCACGGGCTCACCATGCATGATTTTCCGCTTACCCTGCCGCTTCCCGAAGGCTATGACCCGAAGCGCGATTTTTATCCGCCCCATGACCACGAGGACTACCGCTGGGCCATGGTGGTGGATCTGGACCGCTGCATCGGCTGCAATGCTTGTGCGGCGGCCTGTTATGCGGAAAACAACCTCGGGGTGGTCGGGGAAGAGCAGGTGATCAACGGCCGGGAGATGTCATGGATGCATATCGAGCGCTATGAGCAGATCGGGGCCCCGGAAAAACTCATTTTTCTGCCCATGCTTTGCCAGCACTGCGATAACGCCCCCTGCGAGTCGGTCTGCCCGGTTTATGCCCCGCATCATAACAAGGAGGGGCTGAATAACCAGATTTACAACCGCTGCATCGGCACCCGGTTCTGCGCCCAGAACTGCCCGTATAAGGTGCGAAGGTTCAACTGGTTTGAATGGAAGTGGCCGGAGCCCCTGAATCTCCAGTTAAATCCGGATGTGACCGTGCGCACCAAAGGGGTGATGGAGAAATGCTCCTTCTGCATCCAGCGGATCAAGGCCGCCCATAACCAGGCGAAAAACGAGGGCCGCATGATAAAAGACGGCGAAGTCACGCCGGCCTGCGTGCAGACCTGTCCCACGGACGCCCTGGTTTTCGGCAGCCTCATGGATGAATACAGCCGTGTCTCCCGCCTGGTCCGGGACCGCCGGGCTTACCAGGTGATGGGCTATTTGAATACCAAGCCGGCGGTGATATATTTGAAGAAGGTGGTGCAGGGGTAG
- the nrfD gene encoding NrfD/PsrC family molybdoenzyme membrane anchor subunit codes for MEKLTYAEIDNTVLNTLEPPTRMYWTIVTLLFAGVVVGFACWTYQILLGIGVAGQNNPVNWGTYLINFVFWVGIAHSGTLISAILYLLRAEWRNPIARAAETMTVFAVMTAGLFPFIHLGRVWMVYYMIPIPNQRTLWPNFQSPLMFDVVAISTYFTVSVLFWYTGLMPDLAIVRDRATGVRKKVFRVLSLGWTGKYEQWRHYSRAYLLFAALATPLVISVHSVVSWDFALGVIPGWHTTIFAPYFVAGAIHSGLAMVLTLMIPLRKIFHYERIITGKVLERVAQTIVLTGLIVGFAYGTEQFIAWYSRNTVEMEIFRFRAVGGFALAFWIMVICNTIIPLLFFFKYFRTSIFWLFTISILINIGMWYERYVIIISSVAHDFIPHAWGQYFPTWVEFGIMLGSFSLFFFLFFLFVKHLPSVSMTEMKEKVHEEAAHG; via the coding sequence ATGGAAAAGCTAACATACGCCGAAATAGACAATACGGTTTTAAACACCCTTGAGCCGCCGACAAGGATGTACTGGACCATTGTCACGCTTTTGTTCGCCGGCGTGGTAGTGGGATTTGCCTGCTGGACATACCAGATTTTATTGGGCATCGGGGTGGCCGGGCAGAACAATCCGGTCAACTGGGGCACCTATCTTATCAATTTCGTCTTCTGGGTGGGGATTGCCCATTCCGGCACGTTAATCTCCGCTATACTTTACCTGTTACGGGCCGAGTGGCGCAATCCCATCGCGCGGGCGGCGGAAACCATGACAGTTTTTGCGGTGATGACCGCCGGCCTTTTTCCTTTTATCCACCTGGGCCGGGTGTGGATGGTCTATTACATGATCCCGATCCCCAATCAGCGCACACTCTGGCCGAATTTTCAGTCGCCGCTCATGTTCGACGTGGTGGCCATCAGTACTTATTTCACGGTGAGCGTGCTTTTCTGGTACACGGGTCTGATGCCGGACCTGGCCATTGTTAGGGATCGGGCTACGGGGGTGCGCAAAAAGGTTTTTCGGGTCCTGTCTTTGGGGTGGACGGGAAAGTATGAGCAATGGCGGCATTATTCAAGGGCTTACCTTTTGTTCGCCGCGCTTGCCACGCCCCTGGTGATATCGGTTCACAGCGTGGTTTCCTGGGATTTCGCCCTGGGCGTGATTCCGGGGTGGCACACCACGATTTTCGCCCCGTATTTTGTGGCCGGCGCCATTCATTCCGGGCTTGCCATGGTGCTGACCCTGATGATCCCCTTGCGCAAAATTTTTCATTATGAGCGGATAATTACCGGCAAGGTCCTGGAGCGGGTGGCCCAGACCATCGTCCTGACCGGGCTGATCGTGGGGTTTGCTTACGGCACCGAACAGTTCATCGCCTGGTACAGCCGAAACACCGTGGAGATGGAGATCTTCCGCTTCCGGGCGGTCGGCGGATTCGCCCTCGCATTCTGGATCATGGTGATCTGCAATACCATCATCCCGCTGCTGTTCTTTTTCAAATATTTCCGGACCTCCATCTTCTGGCTGTTTACGATTTCCATCCTGATCAATATCGGCATGTGGTATGAGCGCTATGTGATCATCATCAGCAGCGTGGCCCATGATTTCATTCCCCATGCCTGGGGGCAGTATTTTCCGACATGGGTGGAATTCGGCATCATGCTCGGCAGTTTCAGCCTGTTTTTCTTTTTATTCTTCCTGTTCGTAAAGCACCTGCCGTCGGTTTCCATGACCGAGATGAAGGAGAAAGTCCACGAGGAGGCGGCCCATGGATAA
- a CDS encoding DUF3341 domain-containing protein, which translates to MDNASPVRVTGLFKDESKAAAAIKSIRKSAWKLADVHGPIPSEMISQALAVKKSPVGWFTLVGGIIGFITGYLLAAFTSLRWELIVSGKPVMAYIPFFIVGFEFTVLFSVFGNVVGLILTMQLPAYRDLPGYSAAASGEDFAVVVACADAEKDSVQTFLANQGAKIETGH; encoded by the coding sequence ATGGATAATGCCAGTCCGGTGAGAGTGACCGGCCTTTTCAAGGACGAGAGCAAGGCGGCCGCGGCGATCAAAAGCATTCGGAAAAGCGCCTGGAAGCTGGCGGATGTGCACGGCCCGATCCCGAGTGAAATGATTTCTCAGGCCCTGGCCGTCAAGAAGAGCCCGGTGGGCTGGTTTACCCTGGTCGGCGGAATCATCGGGTTCATCACCGGCTACCTGCTGGCCGCCTTTACCTCCCTGCGGTGGGAGCTGATCGTGAGCGGCAAACCGGTCATGGCCTATATTCCGTTTTTTATCGTGGGGTTTGAATTTACGGTGCTGTTTTCTGTTTTCGGCAATGTGGTGGGCCTGATTCTGACCATGCAGCTGCCCGCCTACAGGGATCTGCCCGGATATTCCGCCGCCGCCTCGGGCGAGGATTTTGCCGTGGTGGTGGCCTGTGCGGATGCGGAAAAAGATTCGGTTCAAACGTTTCTGGCGAACCAGGGCGCTAAAATTGAAACAGGGCATTAA
- a CDS encoding cytochrome c3 family protein produces MEILLITATVLTILVISILVGTGGKPMKFFTAFGETMTVLGRNKAPIFFVVLATVVSLVFVYLIFIYPQATAGIEQPIAFSHRVHAGHKAIDCRFCHPYVKRSTYPGVPPVEKCLFCHEYIIANHPEIRKEHEYFDTNTPTPWRKVNYLPEHVLFNHQRHIRKEIQCEACHGKVEAMDRVKGKHFKMGFCLECHRERNANIGCWLACHN; encoded by the coding sequence ATGGAAATACTTCTGATAACAGCCACCGTATTAACCATCCTTGTGATCAGCATTCTTGTCGGCACCGGCGGCAAACCCATGAAGTTCTTTACCGCCTTCGGCGAGACCATGACGGTCCTCGGCCGGAACAAGGCGCCGATTTTCTTCGTCGTCCTGGCAACCGTGGTGAGCCTGGTCTTTGTTTACCTGATTTTTATTTACCCTCAGGCCACCGCCGGCATTGAGCAGCCGATTGCCTTTTCCCACAGGGTGCATGCCGGGCACAAGGCGATTGACTGCCGTTTTTGCCATCCCTATGTGAAACGCTCGACGTATCCCGGTGTGCCGCCGGTGGAAAAATGCTTGTTCTGCCATGAGTACATCATCGCCAACCACCCGGAAATCCGGAAGGAGCATGAGTATTTCGACACCAATACACCGACCCCATGGCGGAAGGTGAATTACCTGCCGGAGCATGTGCTGTTTAACCACCAGCGCCATATACGAAAAGAGATTCAATGCGAGGCCTGCCATGGTAAGGTGGAAGCCATGGACCGGGTCAAAGGCAAGCATTTTAAGATGGGGTTCTGCCTGGAATGCCACCGTGAGCGTAATGCCAATATCGGCTGCTGGCTGGCGTGCCATAACTGA
- a CDS encoding cbb3-type cytochrome c oxidase subunit I, with translation MPETEKTVDSSYITAKSFCFTSALWMIVATFMGLLGATELIAPDMTENIGGMVFGRVRPTHVNLVLFGFVTPGLLAAAFYYVPRMLKTDLFSEKLGVLTAVLWNVMLVASVVTLLSGHSQGREYAEMIWPVDILVIFLFILVITNFAMTVAKREEPLIYVSIWYACAAAVLTGITYALGNVVWEPNVGALVGIPDAILLWFYGHNIFGLLLTPLAIGVAYYVIPKAIQAPLYSHTLSLLGFWGLIVVYAHIGTHHLLQVPVPTWLKVVAIVDSIAMVIPVMAFLINIWYTAKGKLGAIHADIGAKFVFTGTIFYFFVSIQGSMMSLPQVQRVTHFNNWVVGHAHIGVLGFSGMIALGGLYFILPRITGKPLFSRFLADFQYWLILIGTVGFTVILTIAGLIQGNAWLNGETVYRVLPEVHMYYVIRAALGLMIFTSALIGFYNIMRSLMMPAGESAA, from the coding sequence TTGCCTGAAACAGAAAAGACAGTAGACAGCAGTTACATAACAGCCAAGAGCTTTTGTTTTACCTCGGCCCTTTGGATGATTGTGGCCACATTTATGGGGCTTTTGGGCGCAACCGAGCTGATTGCGCCGGATATGACGGAAAACATCGGGGGCATGGTATTCGGCCGGGTGCGGCCGACCCATGTCAACCTGGTGCTTTTCGGCTTCGTGACACCGGGGCTGCTGGCTGCGGCGTTCTACTATGTTCCCCGGATGCTCAAAACCGATCTGTTCAGCGAAAAACTGGGGGTTCTGACCGCCGTTTTATGGAATGTGATGCTGGTGGCCTCGGTCGTCACCCTTCTTTCCGGCCATTCCCAGGGACGGGAATACGCGGAGATGATATGGCCGGTGGATATCCTGGTCATATTTTTGTTTATACTGGTGATCACCAATTTTGCCATGACGGTTGCCAAACGGGAAGAGCCGCTCATTTACGTGTCCATCTGGTATGCCTGCGCAGCGGCAGTCCTGACGGGCATTACCTATGCCCTGGGCAATGTGGTTTGGGAGCCGAATGTCGGCGCGCTGGTAGGGATTCCGGATGCCATTCTGCTCTGGTTTTACGGGCACAACATTTTCGGGCTCCTGTTAACACCGCTGGCCATCGGGGTGGCCTATTACGTGATTCCCAAGGCCATCCAGGCGCCGCTATACAGCCATACCCTGTCTTTGCTGGGCTTCTGGGGACTGATCGTGGTCTACGCCCATATCGGCACCCATCATCTGCTCCAGGTGCCGGTGCCCACCTGGCTTAAGGTGGTGGCCATTGTGGATAGCATCGCCATGGTCATTCCGGTTATGGCCTTTCTGATTAACATCTGGTACACCGCCAAGGGCAAGCTGGGCGCCATTCATGCGGATATCGGCGCCAAGTTCGTGTTTACCGGCACCATCTTCTACTTTTTTGTGAGTATCCAGGGCTCCATGATGTCGCTGCCCCAGGTCCAGCGCGTCACCCACTTCAACAACTGGGTGGTGGGGCACGCCCATATCGGCGTGCTCGGGTTCTCCGGTATGATCGCCCTGGGCGGGCTCTACTTTATTCTGCCCCGTATTACCGGAAAGCCCTTGTTCAGCCGGTTTCTGGCGGATTTTCAATACTGGCTGATTCTTATCGGAACCGTGGGCTTTACCGTTATTCTAACCATTGCGGGCCTGATCCAGGGAAATGCCTGGTTAAACGGGGAAACCGTGTACCGGGTGCTGCCTGAGGTACACATGTACTACGTGATACGGGCGGCACTGGGGCTGATGATTTTTACGTCCGCCTTGATCGGGTTTTACAATATTATGCGAAGCCTTATGATGCCTGCAGGAGAATCGGCCGCATGA
- a CDS encoding cbb3-type cytochrome c oxidase subunit II: protein MNMKMTPAVIFIGSIMILAAVVAVVIVLPFYHTSQTTPSGIHRERTEAEAAGREIYIANGCVYCHSQSIRVLDWGIGAERIAQAGDYVADRPILLGSQRTGPDLSQEGGEHPDDWHMAHFINPRYTSPLSIMPAFKFLGENKLELLTAYVQSLGFKAADKRVARQKKWKEAAVEAYEKGPVKNVEWIHEHVPKPWRELPNPYPTSEAGLARGHKVYQDFCIGCHGPVGDGMGPAQPYIYPPPLNFTILKDRGISGGILYYQIMNGITGTAMPYFKKDLESEKIWEVGNYVAEYFINQSDAGAEPKGIDAAYEP, encoded by the coding sequence ATGAACATGAAGATGACCCCTGCAGTAATCTTTATCGGAAGCATTATGATTCTGGCCGCCGTGGTGGCGGTGGTGATTGTCCTTCCGTTTTATCACACCAGCCAGACCACGCCCTCCGGGATTCATCGGGAGCGGACCGAAGCCGAGGCCGCAGGCCGGGAGATCTATATCGCCAATGGGTGCGTATACTGTCACAGCCAGTCCATCCGGGTTCTGGACTGGGGCATTGGCGCGGAGCGGATCGCCCAGGCCGGCGACTATGTGGCCGACCGGCCCATCCTTTTGGGCTCCCAGCGCACCGGGCCGGATTTGTCCCAGGAAGGGGGCGAGCATCCGGATGACTGGCATATGGCACATTTTATAAATCCCCGGTATACAAGCCCCCTGTCTATAATGCCGGCGTTTAAATTCCTGGGAGAGAACAAATTGGAACTTTTGACGGCCTATGTCCAGAGCCTCGGCTTCAAGGCGGCGGATAAGCGCGTGGCACGCCAGAAGAAATGGAAGGAGGCCGCGGTTGAGGCCTATGAGAAGGGGCCGGTGAAAAATGTCGAATGGATTCATGAGCATGTGCCCAAACCCTGGCGGGAGCTGCCCAACCCGTATCCGACCAGTGAGGCGGGCCTGGCCCGGGGACACAAGGTATACCAGGATTTCTGCATCGGCTGCCACGGACCGGTGGGCGACGGCATGGGGCCGGCCCAGCCGTATATCTATCCGCCGCCGCTCAATTTTACCATTTTAAAGGACCGGGGCATTTCCGGCGGAATTCTTTATTACCAGATCATGAACGGCATTACCGGCACCGCCATGCCTTATTTTAAGAAGGATCTCGAATCCGAGAAAATATGGGAGGTCGGCAATTACGTGGCCGAGTATTTTATCAACCAGAGTGATGCGGGTGCGGAGCCCAAGGGGATTGATGCGGCCTATGAGCCGTGA
- the ccoS gene encoding cbb3-type cytochrome oxidase assembly protein CcoS, with translation MYFPYFITYMGLGIGVSVIVFIWALRNGQFSDQQRARFLPLEETDYSKTVKPSRMSRYEIYALAFLACAGLSASAAVLIFALFFQ, from the coding sequence ATGTATTTTCCGTATTTTATCACATACATGGGTTTGGGCATCGGGGTGTCGGTGATCGTTTTTATCTGGGCGCTCAGAAACGGCCAGTTCAGCGATCAGCAGCGGGCGCGGTTTCTGCCGCTGGAGGAGACGGATTATTCAAAAACCGTCAAGCCTTCCCGCATGAGCCGGTATGAAATCTATGCTTTGGCATTTCTGGCGTGCGCCGGGCTTTCGGCCAGTGCGGCGGTGCTCATTTTCGCGCTTTTTTTTCAATAG
- a CDS encoding c-type cytochrome, which produces MIKRIVALALFASVVLVGIYAILTVYDNNMRFGRMWETPVIRPREEPIPAMADGVVPFSGGEEILRATPDKELKPPFEEVTEEIIAAGKTQYQYYCVMCHGKNYDGMGTVGQSFAPLPADLRSPAVQDMPAAYMFRTISYGIPGGRQPALHGTITSADRWRIVAFVKSLGIRQPQ; this is translated from the coding sequence ATGATTAAGCGGATCGTCGCTCTGGCGCTTTTTGCCTCGGTCGTTCTGGTCGGGATTTATGCGATCCTTACCGTGTATGACAACAACATGCGGTTTGGCCGAATGTGGGAAACCCCGGTCATCCGGCCGCGGGAAGAGCCGATTCCGGCCATGGCCGATGGCGTGGTCCCGTTTTCGGGGGGCGAAGAAATCCTTCGGGCCACACCCGATAAGGAACTCAAGCCTCCATTTGAAGAAGTTACAGAGGAGATCATCGCCGCCGGCAAAACCCAGTACCAGTATTACTGCGTCATGTGCCACGGCAAAAACTATGACGGGATGGGGACTGTCGGGCAAAGTTTTGCGCCCCTTCCCGCGGATCTTCGAAGCCCGGCTGTTCAGGACATGCCGGCAGCCTATATGTTCCGCACTATCAGCTATGGCATCCCGGGCGGCCGCCAGCCGGCCTTGCACGGCACCATCACATCGGCGGACCGCTGGCGCATCGTTGCGTTTGTGAAGTCCCTCGGCATCCGTCAACCTCAGTAG